TATAATGTACTGGCCCTTTTGCGACTTCATCACTTTCAGGTTCGTCCCAGTTCATTTGCAGGTATGGTTGATCTCCTTCCCTcttcgtttttattttatttttattcttcccGTGAAACTTATTCGCAGTGGCATTCATTTTGACAGCCGTTGGTGAGCAATTCGTTCTCATATTTATGGACTGTCTATATGACATACATGGCAAGTCTAGAGAAACCGGTGTCAATTACCTGCTGAATGATTTGTTACCGTCGATTTCCCGTGTTCAAGATCCTGGCTTTTCCACGGTGAACTGAGGATTGAATAAAAAAACTCTGCATTCGGTGGAATCCGGTCCCGATATTTGTAGTGCAAGCAGGCTTAGGGAAGCATCATGTTATAGTAGTGAAAATTTGTTTCCcctcggtttaaaatttggtGCAAAATCTAGTAATAGAAAGGATATGAAGCATTTTGTAAGGACTCATTTGTTGTTATAAACTTTGGAGAGTATTATTCTACgaaaattctttttcatttctctaGCAGGCCTTGTTTCGGTCCGAAGACGACCATCAATCTCACATCGATTGTGTATTAAgattaaattcaatatatatatgattaaattttattaaagcattGTTAAGAatcttcaaaatataaaaattaaattccgaCCTGCTTTTTATTTTCTGCCATCATTGTCATTCTCGGTCAAGCAAGAAGATGACTGAAAATCCGAACCCATTCCAACCATTGTTCCAAACAGTTGAAAGTTTCTATATCGCCAATTTCGTCCGAAAGGTTAACCATTCATCACCCACCGAGAAACCCCCTCTCACCTTTCCTCCTCCGTCAAAACTAAACGCCGGTTCACCTGTCACCACTACCCATCTTCTCGTCAAGGTATCTCCCTACTTGCATTTCCCCCAATATATTCATCAATTACATGTGTTgtgcggaagcgtgtaaaagagtaaaattattgtactaaaaaatcacaataagttcaattcccaggaaagagaggtggatcacaatGATCGCTTAGgtaccaggtctttcctagccaaaatatccctcaatcgtaatttaatagcacaataagtcactacaatcacactcacaattcatgcagaataatacaataaagaacacaagaatttaacgaggtttagcaaattttgcctacgttctcgggcactaccaaatatatttcactccaaaatacaagtgagaatttacaaagagagagagagaaaacaatgccttaagtagagaatggcaaGTTTGAGATACAGAATGAGAGATTGTCATgcttatttatagttgaggttcagggATCAACTTGTAAAGTCACTTTACAATTAGGGACCATAtattgcaaatatctcagattttattatgccaatatctcgttacccatatctttgactttccaatatttgatacccatatctttgactttctattatttgatacccatattttttattttccataaaTGTGGATAATTCCCAATAACATGCTTATTTACCTGCTTATCGATCTCGAAGGctcctaaatttttaaaaatgacgTTGCTCACTAACTGTTTGATAAAATGTCAATGTCACACTGTTTTTTAGTGGACAAACTTGATACTGACGATCTATTTATCATTTCGGACACCCATTTTGTAGTTCTCTGAAATTAAAACGCTTGgttgaattatttattaaatagaaGCCTGTTGCACCGGTGACTAAAGAAGAACTTGGAAGAGCAACTTGGACTTTTCTTCACACCCTTGCCGCCCAGGTCTTCACATTTATACCTTtgccttttctttctttgtttgtttgtctATATGATTTAACCATTGTTTTTTCTCAGTATCCCGAACGTCCAACAAGGCAGCAAAAGAAGGATGTAAAACAGCTGGTATGTTGCCTCACCCACACTTGCTTAAAATCTGTTATATTCTCATATCTTAATCTCCTTATTTTGTAGATCTTTAAGCTTCAATGAAGTTCCAAGTTTTATAGATTTGGGTTAAAAATGAACTGAGTTTAGTTAAAAGATGTCAAACTGCTGCTCAGCTTAACTATAAGGTTTTTGGCTTGCAGATGTCAATATTATCCCGAATGTACCCTTGCAATGAATGTGCAGATCATTTCAAAGAAGTTTTAAGGTATATTTTTGTCTTCTCCACAGCCCTTTCTCTGGTAGTAGATGCCGGGAAAAGAATTCCGGTTACCATTTTatgttacctttttcttttagattGTATGATCAAAAAGGACTTTTAAGTAACACCAGGAAGCTATTCTGCTTTCCCTCCCCATCCATGTTTGATATTTGAAGTAGCATGCAATAAAAGCTAAAACTAAAAGGACAAGAAAACAGGCATAATCCGGTCATGGTGTTATTAGGACGACCTAATGAAATATGAAGTATTCCAAACCAAGACCtcattaaatcaatatttacaGTTGTTTTAGCtgttataattgataaatttgttGGTTTCATTTAGTTGTTCCGTCATTCATTTGTGAGGAAAGGAGAGGAAGGCTGTCGGTCGTTTTAACCATTGTCCGGTTTATTCATAATGTTCTGCAATGTCCCAGATTTGCTCTGAtttcaatcaataaaagtttCGGATTGGAGGTTCTTCCTATAAGTGTTGTTTGCAAAGACTCCTGTGATATTATGATATTAATGTTTCCTGATGGATATCTTCTTCATGAATGCTTCTCAGAGCAAACCCGGTACAAGCTGGATCACATGAAGAGTTTTCTCAATGGCTGTGTCATGTGCACAATGTCATTAACCGAAGGTAAAAATTTTTTCTCAGTTATGCATGCACCAATATAAAATAACAGTTCAATGCTTGCATGTCAATTGGCATATTTGCCTTCGCGGCTGTGCCGGTGTGCCCTACCTACTATTCCGAACTGCATGTACCTTAACTCTTAAGCTCCAAACCATATTAGATTGACCCTTTTTCCTTAGCTTTATCCTAGTTAGTTGACATTGGTCATTTCCAACAGCCTTGGCAAAGTGGCATTCCCATGTGAGCGAGTTGATGCGAGGTGGGGCAAGCTTGAGTGCGAGCAGCGAGCCTGTGATTTACAGGGAACTACAATGAACTATACTGAATTCTGAATCGATACGACATGTTATAAGAATTTACGAACTTCGTCAAAAATCAATTTAGCTCTCTCACGAAAAATGCATAAGTACTCAAACTTTCAAATTGcaaaagtttttcattttttaccgTTATATTATTCACATGATTATTAATAACACGAATATTGTCGCATCaccaaaaaagataaaaaaataaattatagaaattatttaaaattttatgtttgaaatcACTTGAACAATCATTTGTCCAgagacataatttatttttaaaaattataaatttataaaatattactaaaaatataataatgttaagtaaaatttagaatatattaaaaattaattctagaTTCAATCTAGACATATAATTGTCCAAATTTATTATGGAGGataatatattcaattaaaatactCATAAAACCagtttattactttattttaataaattgtgaGAACTCTTATTTATGGTTAGGTATACAAATAATTGTATACATtcacatttttaacttttaaagtagaattgataaaataaaattagttatttattttaaattatttttatatagccTAAATTTTGAGTAgagttaataaattttttaaaagttatatatatttatttgtttatttttatatagtctAAAAGATACTAATAGAATTAATACATTGTTACAAttctcatttaaaaaatatattgtttttaaaactttatatagTTTGGACATTTAATTTTTCAGATTCACTctagataaattttattttttaattttaattttcattaacattttataaatattaataatattttacaaatttataattttttataattttaaaaaaatgacaggtggttaaattttgttttaaagaaaatatatatatatattttttatgacgTAACTCTGTCACGTCAACAATTGTTGTTGGCGTGGATCATCATGCCAGCGTTGTTAATGGCCACATCAGCCACGTAATGGTCAAGGACGGAAACCATTAATCAAATAGCTTAATTGATGTaattttagagtttgaaggctTAATTGAGTGCATTTTTTCCAGAAaggcttaattgaattttttgttgtCAAAGTTTAGTGACATTTCTACTCTTTAAgccttaaaattaaaagatattaaataagttattttgaCTTGTCAAACACTTGTTGGACACGGTTTCAAACCGTGCGACTTTCATCCGTTATCCTAATCTAATATAAATACTATAGCAATTTGAAGTTACAACTAAGGAAAGCGTTCCAATATGACACAATTAAGAAATTGTCATTTGACACACTAGTTATTTGTTACGTGTCTTTAttgattaaagtttaaaatgaatattatttcaatataatttctttataaaatatatctatATTGAATACCCATTCAAACAACAAGGATCATATTTGTCAATAATCATTGCTATAATTGATTTAGTCATAGAttacagaaaaaataaatatgtacacaCTCAGTCATAGATTTAAACTAtcgttattaaaattaaatatttatattatttttaaaatttcatcaaattttttatcaattttaataatttaatataatatattttaattactatacacaattaatttaaaactaaactTTGTGTTTCAACAACTTTCTTCATcagttaaaattgaataaacattatatttaaatttataattgtcatctttataatatgtttaatttaggatttttttcattacatatttaaatttatatttggtgatTATATTTTCGAAAtcgtaaattatataaatagtcattcaattataacaataaaaattcattttagattACAATTTAAACATCCACattacataatttaatcattttgacCATTCACATTAAAACCACAAACGACAAACtaatgtgaaaattaaattttaacaaacatCAAATTTAAAGTTATAATTGTCATCTTTATAATACCTTTTAAGCTATATTTGGTCATTACAACctcattaaaaattcattagccagtgataattttttaaaaattggaacCTAGAACTCAACATTTTTCAAGTTGTCTAAAGGTAAAGTTTTAACtatttagtaattatatttaagcattttatcGAGTAAGTATCACTcttaattgagttttaaattcaactgtgaaattataaaattatcccttcttttaagttataaacaatattattataataacattttatcttttatactttttatatcatctttaaatagaacaattaaaaattacaagaattaAACACGTGTTCAGTAACATTAAATACAAGTTCATTATTACTCTACCTATATTCagtattgaataaatttttaaaaaatattttcaacataaaatatttttttttcattgggTGTGATTAAATCTacttaaaatagttatttttcattaatttgttTTGGGCTTATTTTTTTAGAGAAGTTTTATATGAGCAAAGTAATAATTCTTTTGGGTAAAATCAAGATATGTTCTATGTCCGTTTTACAGTCCATGGAAATTAACCATATCGGGATTTGTGTTGTCCCTCCCAAAGATAGTATCTCTAAAGTTTAAACTTGAATCATCCCTTAGTGTAATGTGTCGAACTATTGCATCTAACCcttattgattaaattaattttttaatgatattatttgaattaaggtaatattagtagtagtagtagaAGCAAGTGGGTTAACATACCATTTAGTACttaagtttggtttcaatgtttaatttggtatctgagtttttttattgttccaaattggtacatgagtttggcttcaatgtttaatttggtgCCTAGAGCAAATGGTATCATGTAGCCCAATTAATATTTGACACGTGTgctatagtaatatatatatatatatatatataagtactgAATTGGGagataaaaaacttaaatatcaaattgaacgTTGAAGTTAAACTTATGTACTTAGTtggtataaaaaaattcaagtgtctaattgaaaaaaattaggtaccaaattgaaaaaaaaactctcaggtataaaattaaacattaaaatcaaaatcaagtacAATAACCGAAGCAAATTAtgtggaattaaaatataaggactaaatccatGAGCTGAGTATAGTACAAGGATTAAAGCCATCATTTGaccaaaagaaaacaattgGGTCAAAATGTTGAAACTAGGGTTTTTTGGAACCCATCTATAAATACCTTGTTTTCCCACAATTTTAACTCCATCGTCAAGTTCCTAGGTTCTCAATAAGCTCTAAAGCCTCCTTTTGCCTTTCAGAGCTTTGATCGATCATGGGTCACTCAAACGTCTGGAATTCTCACCCTAAGACCTACGGGCCTGGCTCTCGCGCCTGGTAACTTCATCTTCTCTCATTTCTTTTGATTGCTTCCAGATTTCAAATTAGATTATTTCATTGTCGACACTTTATGTGTATCACTTACGTTTAACGAACTGCAATAAAATTCTGGGTTATTGATTTTTGAGCGCCTGATCTAACGATTAAACATTACAATCTTTATGTGTAACGATTTAACATTCTGTGTTATGAATTGTGTGGTTTTGCCttggttagtttttttttaatttattgggttttttgtttgtttttaaatatagtCGCGTGTGTGGAAACCCCCATGCCATCATAAGGAAGTATGGGCTCATGTGTTGCAGACAGTGCTTCCGTAGCAATGCCAAGGAAATTGGATTCATTAAGGTAACATTAACGACTTCTTGAAGTAATTGTGTCCCATACAACTAAATGGGGATATGGCCCTTTATCTATGTTGCTTGGATCCCTTATTTTTCTCGAAGTACCCGATAAAATGATTACAAGTACATGACTTCCGATGATCTTCCAACATATGTAAAGCCATAAATAGTCTAATTATACTCTTGTCGGATGCATACCCATAACTGACACTCACATCCTAGTCTTAGTGACATAATTAATGATTTCTCATATCAGCTTTTTGACCTCTGggtatctttttgtttttttggttttgtttgcaGTACCGTTGAAGAATTTATATGGTGTGAAGTAGGAAAGGAATTTGTCCAAGTATGAGCTATTGTAGTAAGgttttggaattcaaagaaaaacTTCTAAGAAAATGTTTTTGTTGAATCTATTATGGGACATTGAAGTGTCTTACAAGGAGTACATTGTTGTTTTTCAATGAAAGGTTAATGCTAGCTTGCTATTAATTTGTCTATGCAATGTGATGGTCCTGTTTGATTTACAGCATTTCATGTGTTAATATAAATGGAATTATAGGTTGAGTCTTTTATACATTTGAAACCTGGGGGCAAAGCTTTTGTCTCACATTCACATTTGATTCTTGTTATTTAGTATTATGTCTTGTTTATTATGCTCCAAGGACTGGTTGTACATGGATTCAATGCATCTTCCAAAGTAGTTCTGGTGTTTGAAATATGCTTTGTTCCATTTTTGTTTCTGTTGTTGTTTTTGGGGTTCAAACTTGTATATTGGATTTTGCTTTTTATATACTTCAATTAatgcttttcattttcattg
The nucleotide sequence above comes from Gossypium raimondii isolate GPD5lz chromosome 13, ASM2569854v1, whole genome shotgun sequence. Encoded proteins:
- the LOC105782823 gene encoding FAD-linked sulfhydryl oxidase ERV1 is translated as MTENPNPFQPLFQTVESFYIANFVRKVNHSSPTEKPPLTFPPPSKLNAGSPVTTTHLLVKKPVAPVTKEELGRATWTFLHTLAAQYPERPTRQQKKDVKQLMSILSRMYPCNECADHFKEVLRANPVQAGSHEEFSQWLCHVHNVINRSLGKVAFPCERVDARWGKLECEQRACDLQGTTMNYTEF
- the LOC105784010 gene encoding 40S ribosomal protein S29, which produces MGHSNVWNSHPKTYGPGSRACRVCGNPHAIIRKYGLMCCRQCFRSNAKEIGFIKYR